In one Castor canadensis chromosome 15, mCasCan1.hap1v2, whole genome shotgun sequence genomic region, the following are encoded:
- the LOC141417226 gene encoding olfactory receptor 2T8-like encodes METGNTTSGFILLGLLNHTRAHQVLFVMILTIVFTSLVGNALMILLIHQDHRLHTPMYFLLSQLSLIDMMLVSTTMPKMAADYLTGQKSISIAGCGLQIFFFLTLEGGECFLLAAMSYDRYVAVCHPLRYPILMSWQLCLRMTLGSWLLGAADGLMQAVATLTFPFCSGREIDHFFCEAPALLQLVCGDTSVFEYLMYICCVLMLLIPFFLILTSYSLILTAVLCMHSTEACKKAFATCSSHLAVVGLFYGAATFIYMRPKSYRSANHDKVVSAFYTIFTPVLNPLIYSLRNSEVKGALRKCIARCAL; translated from the coding sequence ATGGAAACTGGAAACACCACATCTGGTTTCATTCTCCTAGGACTGCTTAACCACACCAGAGCCCACCAAGTTCTCTTTGTGATGATTCTAACTATTGTCTTCACCTCCCTAGTGGGCAATGccctcatgattctcctgattcaCCAGGACCACAggctccacacacccatgtacttccTCCTGAGCCAACTCTCCCTCATAGACATGATGCTGGTTTCTACCACGATGCCCAAAATGGCTGCTGACTACCTGACTGGACAGAAGTCCATCTCCATTGCTGGCTGTGGCTTGcagattttcttcttcctcactcTGGAGGGTGGGGAGTGCTTCCTCTTAGCTGCCAtgtcctatgaccgctatgtggctgTGTGCCACCCACTACGGTATCCCATTCTCATGAGCTGGCAGTTATGTCTGAGAATGACTTTGGGGTCTTGGCTCCTCGGAGCAGCTGATGGGCTCATGCAGGCAGTTGCTACCTTGACCTTCCCATTTTGTAGTGGACGTGAGATTGATCATTTCTTCTGTGAGGCCCCTGCATTATTGCAATTGGTTTGTGGGGATACGTCTGTGTTTGAGTATCTCATGTACATCTGCTGTGTGCTGATGCTCCTGATTCCATTTTTCCTCATCTTGACATCCTACAGTCTCATCCTCACTGCTGTCCTCTGCATGCATTCCACGGAAGCCTGCAAGAAAGCCTTTGCCACCTGCTCTTCACATTTGGCTGTGGTGGGCCTCTTTTATGGAGCTGCCACTTTCATCTACATGAGACCCAAATCCTACAGGTCAGCTAACCACGACAAGGTTGTGTCAGCATTCTATACCATCTTCACCCCTGTGCTGAACCCCCTCATCTATAGTCTCAGGAACAGTGAGGTCAAGGGCGCTCTGAGAAAGTGTATTGCCCGCTGTGCTCTTTAA